A genomic stretch from Carassius auratus strain Wakin chromosome 35, ASM336829v1, whole genome shotgun sequence includes:
- the LOC113054283 gene encoding BCL2/adenovirus E1B 19 kDa protein-interacting protein 3-like, with amino-acid sequence MQAAQHRATMSDAAAPADNNGEPALNGSWVELEMNRNAASLSSSSPSVPPPLAQLVEEDVGIVGGLEHVPSSSSIHNGDMEKILLDAQHESSRSNSSCDSPPRPHSPQDEGQIIFDVDVRRDSQEEVMEKIRDDDILMKDSDRVADWSSRPENIPPKEFHFRHPRRSVTLSMRKTGAMKDGGIFSAEFLKVFIPSLLLSHILVLGLGVYIGKRLTTASASSI; translated from the exons ATGCAAGCCGCCCAACACAGAGCCACGATGTCCGACGCTGCTGCTCCAGCAGACAACAACGGGGAGCCTGCATTAAACG GGTCATGGGTAGAGCTGGAGATGAACAGAAATGCcgcctctctctcttcctccagccCCTCAGTGCCGCCCCCTCTAGCCCAGCTAGTAGAGGAGGATGTTGGGATTGTGGGGGGGCTTGAACATGTTCCCTCATCATCTTCCATCCACAATGGAGACATGGAAAAAATCCTGTTAGATGCCCAGCATGAATCCAGCCGCAGTAACTCCTCATGCGACAG CCCTCCTCGACCTCACAGTCCTCAGGATGAAGGCCAGATCATTTTCGACGTGGACGTGAGGAGGGACAGTCAG GAGGAAGTGATGGAGAAGATCAGAGATGATGACATCTTAATGAAGGATTCAGACCGGGTGGCAGACTGGTCAAGTAGGCCAGAGAATATTCCGCCTAA GGAGTTTCATTTCCGGCACCCGCGGCGTTCAGTGACTCTCAGCATGAGGAAGACAGGAGCCATGAAGGACGGAGGCATCTTCTCTGCGGAGTTCCTCAAAGTGTTCATCCCCTCACTGCTTCTGTCCCACATCCTGGTCCTGGGTCTCGG GGTCTACATTGGGAAAAGACTGACAACTGCCTCTGCAAGCTCCATTTGA